From Actinosynnema mirum DSM 43827, a single genomic window includes:
- a CDS encoding Imm10 family immunity protein — translation MTTTELGFDEDEGGLMLGAGWQDDEGVQRVLLLQRGTDEDLEDEHEISLGLDTYCVSAKGGFTAYGCLSRVALTEDALTLEFRPEGAEALHIPATAVVPLAGTGVDRATLSGWLRVVLAWGRPEKRPELVGLTAPGGAPDA, via the coding sequence ATGACCACGACGGAGCTCGGGTTCGACGAGGACGAGGGCGGCCTGATGCTGGGCGCCGGCTGGCAGGACGACGAGGGCGTCCAGCGGGTGCTGCTGCTCCAGCGGGGCACGGACGAGGACCTGGAGGACGAGCACGAGATCTCCCTCGGCCTGGACACGTACTGCGTCTCGGCCAAGGGCGGCTTCACCGCCTACGGCTGCCTGAGCCGGGTGGCGCTCACCGAGGACGCGCTCACCCTGGAGTTCAGGCCCGAGGGCGCGGAGGCGCTGCACATCCCCGCCACGGCGGTGGTCCCCCTGGCGGGCACGGGCGTCGACCGCGCCACCCTGTCCGGCTGGCTGCGCGTGGTCCTGGCCTGGGGCAGGCCCGAGAAGCGCCCCGAGCTCGTCGGCCTCACCGCGCCCGGCGGCGCGCCCGACGCCTGA